A region of Garra rufa unplaced genomic scaffold, GarRuf1.0 hap1_unplaced_670, whole genome shotgun sequence DNA encodes the following proteins:
- the LOC141317297 gene encoding autotaxin-like, translating into MPEEVSKPNPVGPVTALNDDLGCTCEDKNKVEELNQRLRQVIDDNKNLPYGRPAVMFRTKYYILHHSDYISGYSEALSMPLWTSYTVSKQADFSPLTEALSNCVHPDIRVPSAYSQSCSSYRADKQISYSFLYPPQLSSSQEARYDAVLITNTVPMHPAFKRVWGYFQKSLVRRYASERNGVNVVVGPIFDYDYNGLRDSAETIKQYVSGSVQIPSHYYVVVTSCLDYTQTVDSCAGPLSVFSFILPHRSDNDETCNSSEDETKWVEELMKTHTARIRDVELLTGLDFYRRTSRSYEEILSLKTYLHTYESEI; encoded by the exons ATGCCTGAAGAAGTGTCCAAGCCAAACCCTGTAGGACCAGTCACAGCTCTTAATGATGACCTGGGCTGTACCTGTGAAGACAAG AACAAAGTAGAAGAGCTCAATCAACGACTGAGACAAGTTATTGATG ACAACAAAAATCTTCCTTACGGTCGGCCAGCAGTCATGTTTCGCACCAAATACTACATCCTTCATCATAGTGACTACATTAGTGGCTACAGTGAAGCTTTGTCCATGCCTCTCTGGACGTCTTATACTGTATCCAAGCAG GCAGATTTCTCCCCTCTGACTGAGGCTCTGAGTAACTGTGTTCACCCTGATATTAGAGTTCCTTCAGCCTACAGTCAGTCCTGCTCAAGCTACCGCGCAGACAAACAGATCTCCTACAGCTTCCTCTATCCACCTC AGTTGTCCTCCTCCCAGGAAGCGAGATATGATGCTGTTCTCATTACTAACACTGTACCTATGCACCCAGCATTTAAAC GTGTGTGGGGTTATTTTCAGAAATCACTTGTGAGACGTTATGCTAGTGAGAGAAACGGAGTGAATGTTGTCGTTGGACCCATCTTTGACTATGACTACAATGGTCTTAGGGATTCAGCAGAGACAATAAAACA GTATGTCAGTGGCTCTGTGCAAATCCCAAGTCATTACTACGTTGTGGTTACAAGTTGTCTGGATTACACACAGACTGTTGACTCTTGTGCTGGTCCTCTCAGTGTGTTCTCTTTCATCCTTCCACACCGATCAGATAATGATGAAACCTGTAAT AGTTCAGAGGACGAGACAAAGTGGGTCGAGGAACTGATGAAGACACACACAGCACGTATACGAGATGTGGAGTTACTTACAGGACTGGACTTTTATCGCCGCACCAGCAGGTCCTATGAGGAAATTCTCTCTTTGAAAACTTACTTACATACATATGAGAGTGAGATCTAA